The nucleotide sequence aaattctgttattgaatttttctggattctgttttttctattttaattttactccaataatttttaattgttaaatgaaagtttaataatcataaagtctgattaaataaaattatgaaacttaaacattttcaaataagtttaataaaagtttaacaaaaattacattattagggccctatgaaatgttttattgtttctcagcatatttttatattgttaccaGATTCTGTTTCGGCACAGATTTTTGCAGTCTATCACTATCACTGCCAattaatcggcaaaaccgatAAAACGGTCGACCTTTAGAGAAAATAACCttttgaatttgtccaaatgaattcttagcaatgcatattactaatcaaaaattaagttttgatatatttgcatTAGGAaatttggatttatttttaatttcagtttatttttcgaaaaatctatcattttgaccgaTACAATGTCTTTTTGgctgttgctaaaaatatacccaagcgacttaagactggttttgtggtcctgggtcacatgTTTGTTATTGTAGTGTTATTTATAGGCAattgttgtattttaattatttttaatcagcttttatattttcatttttaattttggtttaatttttaaatggtttatttagctttattttttttatttacatttatttttaaatcatgtaaTTCGAATAACTTGCCCAGAAATGACTAAGCATATCTCACTTCCTGCCCACAGCCGCCTCAGCACAGCAAATACAAGACCTACATGTGTCGGGACATGAAACAAAAAGGCGGCTGTCCTCGCGGAGCAAGTTGCACTTTCGCTCACTCTCAGGAAGAGCTTGAAAAGTACGCAAGACTTGAACTACGTTAAATAAAGCGTATTAAGCATTCGCATCAGCCTCACCACCTCTTCTCTGTCGACAGGTACCGTAAGATGAATAAACGTTTGGGAATGAGGCGACAGCTCAGCCAGTCCCTGACCCAGCTGAACGAGATGGACCTCGGCTCCGGTCTGTTAACTGACGATGGGCTGCTGATGGAGGGACTCCCACGCAAACACTCCTCCATCACTAACGTCATCCTAGCAGCAGGACCTGATTCCACACTAGCCCACCTTGTTTCCAGAGGCTCGGACCCGTCATATGACCCAACACACAAACCAGGGAACTCTGGGAGCCTCAGTGCACCTGGCTCCCCTCCAGACTCgtgagtttatttgtttattagcaGTGGGAAATAAATCGTATATCAGCATGGGGGATGTCAAACTTTTTTcgtaattatttttataacatattATGTCATTATTGACAATGTTATAAACATTCTACCTAATCGTAATTTATCGCCTTTGCGATTTAATTTCGATTAAACAtgcagctaactgaaataagttttaaAGCGCTAACATTCATCTTAATTTCAATtaagatttttcaaaattattgatttattaatagtTTATCAACAACGACACTGCTATACGTCATCAAGCTTACTACATACTTACTCCAACGGACTACTCgccatataaatgaataaatggacatgaaatgttaatttaagtccaaatagttttcattttaataaagcagGAGTGCAGAGTAATTGTGCACTTTATCCCTTGATTTACAGATTGGAATCCATCCCAAAAGCAGGGATGCTCATAAACTCTCACTCCAGGGTAACGGGTGAAGGTGCAGTCGGACAGAAGCACATGCCTGCGGTGCCTAGAGGTCCTCACATGTACTCACCACACCAGTCTGAACGGTATTACTCTGACCCAAGAGTCTCTGTGCCACCCTCTGCCCAATATGAATCCTCCCAGTACCCTGCAGGTACCAAAACACTGTTGTTCTATTGAGTTAACACGTTACATTTTGCGCTTCTATATCAttgcacttttaaaaatgaatcattttccTCACTTCTACAGGTAATCCTTATCCTCACCACCATGTGCACACACGTTACGCTCGCAATCCGACTCCAGATCCAGGAATGTCATCATATCCGGACTCCTATTCCAGCTCCTATTCTTCAGAGCTCCAGTGCGCCAACGCTAGCTCCCATTACGGATACCCTTCACACCATGACGGCCGTCGCCACTCAGCCTACGCCCATCCTCAGACATTGCCCCCACGGGAGGAACTGGTGCGGAGGAGTCCGGACGTTCCCCCGCCGCTACCACCCCAAAACGCTTCGTACCTGTCAGAGCCAGACAACTATAACCACTCCAGTCACATGAGGAGTTACCCGAGGGTAAGATCTATTACCTGCTATATTTAAACTGTACTGGTCTCATTTAAAAGCTAAAGAAATCATCATCTCTGAAAATGTGTCCACAGAGTGCCTACACACGACCTCAGCCGTCCCTGGACTACCTGCACCGCCGAAGACAGGAGATCATGGCCCAGCTGGAGGAGAGAAAGTTGGCTTCCCCGTCACCATTCAGCGCCTCACACTCATACGACCCCAGCTACCCTCAGGACACGAGGGGGCAGAGCCATGTAAGCCAGAGGAAGAATATTTCATAGACAATAATAATACTTAACAAAATGTAGATGGAATGCatgtttaatctaaattaaacaaTGGATTCatgttataaaataaagaaattaagattGCCATAAattagatttgtaaaaaaaaaaagttataataatttGATAACTGGGTCTGTAAAATTATTATCTGAAATCTATTTTAGTAAAATTATATctatcttaaaaatgtattagaatTGTATTCATGTATTGTTATTTCTAGATATTAgtagtattgtaattttaattgtatattgtgTTTTAGTATAGTATTATAGTAATTTCCTTTTTTCGTATTTAATAAtagatacttttttattatttatattgatattttattgtaattagaaaaaaaaacattttttttatattatctttTTCTGAAATCTATTTGAGTAAAATCtattttagattcattttaattttatttaatgctaatgttgtTATTATGATTTATACAGCATTGTAAGTTTTAAAAACGTAATAACATACTCTGATTTAGTGaaatattttgctatttttgttgAATATATGTAACACTTAACgtttataatagtatttagtatttgtataatataataataatgataataataataataattattagtatgAAATGAtaatcatttctttaaaattttcaTATTGATATTGTGTTGTCATTTCATTATAGATTAATATTTCTAATtttacttaatataataatattattgtagcTTTCTGGAATAAACAATTTTAATAGAAATTTTCCACCAAATCAAGCTGCCATATCAATGTCGCTCACAGTACATGGAAGACAACTCCCACAGTTTTGGACACTTCCGGGAACCGGACTACACCAGCTCGTATTCGCCTTGGTCATGTGACACCTTCGGTTCCTACATTGGCAGCAAAGATATAAAGTCCAAGGAGGGCATGAACTCAATGGACACAGTAAGTTTAGCATGTTTAGAGGTACATAAGGGATTCTCAAGCAGCTGTATTTTTatcagaaagaaataaaaaaggtcaAAGGCACACAATGAAGAAGAACctgagcttaatttttttttttttacatttgagatATTTAAAGTTTAAAGGCTTCACATTGCGAGAGGATTTTGTCCCCGTTTCTCCCACACATTCAGATATGTGCTGTTTTCAGTGGCTGTTCCATTACAAAAGGTTATCAGTGTTTATTCTGTCTAGTTTGAACTAATCATACTGTTGACAAACCaaaggccatatatatatatatatatatatatacacatatacagatgACCAGTCAGTTTTGTTAACGGATcaggcttatttcatgttaaCGCTTGGATaatgttgtttaaatatgcatttaaataatagcaTGCTGAATAATTAGCATATTCAAATAGGATTCTTAAGCTAACTGTAACCATTTCTCACAGCAAAATATAGACAAAGGCAAAAATCTGAGAGCACATGGCTTGGAGCTTCAGCGCAGAGCGGCAGACGGCAAAGACGACGACCCCATCATTCCCTTTGGCTCCCTGCCCACCGTGTCTCGTTTCGGAGCCATCTCGCGCACGTCTAAACCGGGCTACCCGCCAAACAGTCCCATGCCACCCATGCCAAACTCAGCCAAGCACAGCGCTTCAGCTGGTAAACTCCTCCTGCTTTGTCTCAGCTTTGCCAATGGGACAACATGGTTGTTTCAGTGTTTCTGAATGGTCTTTGTCTTCTCTTTAAGCTGACTACACCTATGCGAAGCAAGGCGGGTGGAGTGGTGACTCCTACCAGCCACACCAAACGTCTCAGGGGCACTTCAGGGAGCGGTATGTCTCTAGACTCACCCTTTACAAGAAGCTCTTGGTTTCTGTTTAGTTTTATTCTAGAGCTGGCGTAAATGAGTGAAATGTTTTCTGCTTATCCCGCAGAACCAGTTCATCCCCTGCTGTGCAGGCGCGAGAGCAGCTGAAGATGGAGCTACAGAAGGTCAACCTCCAAATCAGCCAACAGACACAGAGTCGCGGCCTAGAGGTGAGACTGTCCGTTCTGCCCGATGTGTTATTTTAAAGGCCTGGTCACAGCTAAAGGACTCCAAAGTATCaaataattgctttttaaaatattcacttgaaaaaaaaattgcatgcataTATAAGTAACTTTTCTAAAccgtatacagtatatattttttatttattaatttgattttctttttttatatttatttatgaatggaatattgtgtgtgtgtgtatgtatgcatgtgtatatatatatatatatatctctaagCATCTCTAagcatacagtcaaaccaaaatttattcagacaccagtataatgttttattttatttttacttgtgggtaaaggacactatagttcatttatgtaagtgaggataggaaaataaagtaaactgtaaCATACTCAAAAATTCATCACACAGTGGACCTCCAGTTAAACTGATAATAATTTGGGACCATAAATTAATCAGActctttgacctgaccatgttttgcttaagtgttttttttttttctttaattgctaatgcaaccttttgtAAGATTAATAAGGGAATTAAGATAAATATAACTCAAAGGGGATTGAATTACAGGGTATAAGAACCAAATTAGtatgcaaattattcagaattaatatttaacagtttATCAACTATTTGTCCACGGATAAATTGAGATTAGGGTATTTTATCAATTCTGTACAAAATATTATCCTGTGGTCTATgataataatatcatataattatgataactgattatgagcaaggtaacagaatctacagtttaaggggccattcacatatcatgTATTTTGCGCGCTCAtgttcattatttcaaatgtagggtGCCGTATgagcgctcataatggaagcgactcGATCGCGACGTGGTCACAACGTGCACGCGGTGCGACGCGCTCATTTTTTCCAGGCGCATCTGcactgcatcgagttaaaaacatctcaacttttcaaatACCGCAAGCgcatttttagtgctgcaaatccatttatcctttgctgaaatttccacgtcttcatggagagagcgagtcatggttgcttagcaacctcaggggcgcaactgcccaagcgatttggaaagaaggagaaagcggcgcgcctagcattttccatgcgttttttaggcgcaatatgtgaacggTCCATAAGGCAGTAACTTGTAAGTACACAGTACAAGACGCTGGTATGTAAAATCATTTCTTTATTGAACTACtctaatacacacaaactaaactaacgaaaacacacaaacattcattcacaCAGTGACAGAGAAAAGTGATGTTATTAACGGAGGATGAATGGAGTCCCAAGTGTCTAGTGTTAGACACTATTTCTTGACCGCAACCAGAATCAATCTACTAGCACTTTAATCTTAGTTCGTTTTCTTAATAAGATTTGCACCAGTTTCAGCCAGAATTAGGGGATATTGTGTACTTGCGTTTGGATGCTCCTGTGGCGAATGCTTTCCCTTCTGTAACGAAGTTGCTGGAGAGGGAATCTCTGGCGCTGATTGGCTAGCAGTCGGTTGATGATGCGTTCTGAGGGACAGCACTCGAGTCGATGGTGAGTGGTTGGTTGGCTTTGCCGGGACGCATTTCGTTCGCGAGACTTCCTGGATTGCGGGTTGCTATGCAACAGAGTTTCCTCTGAGTCTGGAGCGACTCTGAGAGAGTTTTCTTTGACGAAGTTCAACGAAGGATCTTACTGAAGAGTTGAGTTTTGAGTGAGCTCTTGGTGGTTTGAAGAGTACACGATGGACGATGGAAAGGTCAGCACAAAACATAGGCAAGAGCAAAAGTCACTGCAACAGCAGGGTAAAAAGCAACACATAGCTGCTTGTCATTGGGTTATAAGCGTGTCTATCTGACCCGTCCTTCTTAGtgcgacagccaatcagatattgtcttgggcgGGACCTACACCCCGTTCTCAGGTTCTTGCATGTAATTAGCATAATGTCCACGTGATCGCGTGTGTCCAAACTCCTGAGAGTTTAGTTTAAACGCTTTATTAAGCAaacttaatagtttaaatatggtgcatcctacacacatatactttatatcaaaattctagaaatcatttacccatcaagtaggtaccaaaataaatatacttcccatagttgaggtggaagtaaataaggatttagccgtgataagtgtttaacacacaaaattaacttgagtaatataaagcatgcataatacagagaaTACACATGTGTGAGGCAACTTCTGGTGATTAGTTCCTATAACTGATGTAGGAAACCCTACGAATAGgctgtaatgaaagttaaacacacagaaataattccacatgttatataaaacatacatgataCTTAAGATATATGTGAGGTAATTACTTCAGCTTATTGGAAGCAATTTTGAGACCGTTGTTTGTATTAAACAAGTGGGTTAATTTCAGTCTATTGGCTTTGGAGACAAAGTCTCTGGAATTTACAGCTGCAGAAAGGAGGTGTTCCCTGGTTTAAGGTTTTTGGTGATCCTGGGCCAAAGGAATGCCTTAGCATCCTTCCTTTCTTGATAAGGCTGTGGATTTATGCATTGGGGTCACCAAAGGGTTTCTTGGCCATTTGGTCTTAAGTTTGGGGAAGAAAGAGAAATCTTTTCCTTCTGTCCTGGAATCGCTGGTATGAGATTAGACAGGCACAAAAAGGGAAGGGGGGTGACATCTCCTTTAGCCACCTCGGCACCATGACTGTGTTTTATGATGCACTAATGGTTCGATGGGGAATCGTTCCAAACTGTGGAATGTGGTGTTGGGTTCTTTTAATGAAATGGACTGTTCAAGGATATCCTACACTTTTACACCAcaaactgaacaaaatgaagcattgcttggtaattggttgacagtttaacagctgacAGCTACTCAAACTAATTCATTACATAGCTTTCTATCAAGAtgtctgacattatcaagattaatttgttctgacgCAGTTTAACTCCGAGTTCTTGTCAtaatttattaccattttctaaactatagtgaATAAACGTTGATAATGTGAGATGTTGAAGGTgtcaatacattttggtttgactttacataacaatttaaataaagtgtgtacgcataaataaaatatagaaagaaaatatacatttttaatagaatttttcacattttaaaatgtggtgGTGTTCTGAAATTAGGCAGCAAAGTCCTgaaagtttgttttgtttgtttgttttatcaaaTATAAATTCATGTCCTATTCACATTTTCTTAGTTAAAAGTGGTTATATAAATACGTGAgttgtttactttttaaaaaaaattttattagttatttaatgaattattaatcatgtaactttacatgaTGGTATCACTGTTGGCCGATTTATACTCTCTCTGTTTtatgtcatattttatatatatatatatatgtgtatatatatatgtcgtcttttgttgttattttaatgaTTCAGCTGTTCACGGTCTCTTTTGGCAGAACCCGAGCTCAGTCATGTCCCAGCCGTCTCGAGGGGACTTGTCGTCCAGTGGGCAGCTGAGTCTGGAGCTGCACCAGGTGGAGAGCGATATCGTCATGAAGACACAGGAGATGGTCATGGTAAGTGACACATGCAGTTTATAGAGCTGCTATtaattattcagaattaatatatTCTATTACCGCTGAATAATTCATGCGACTGCGACCATTTCTTGAGTAGAAAATCCATTTTTAAGCAAGGTCATTGGTAAGAGTACTGTTTTTTTAAACTCTGGTACTGTGGAGTGTAATTTGAGAAACCTTTATATCTCTGTTCCCGCGAGTTCAGGAAGTGAAGAAAAGTGAtgtgatttaaattattttgccTTCAGGAGAACCACAATGGCAAGTACAAGCGGGTCTCAGTGGAAAATGGACAAGACGAACACACTCTGCAGCGAGATGAACATCCAGTCACTCTTAGGTAAAATATAAcgaatatacataataaatcaaAGGAATAATAGATGGTATTTTACCAGTAACATTTCAGTTGTGTAAGTgctatttatgtttgttttttaagtcaAGATTTGTGCTTTCTTGTGTCCATTACAGTAGTTCTCATGGTGGTTCTCTCTCTGATTGTAGTGAGGGCTCAAACGGCTCCATCCAGGACTGTGATCTCGTCAGCAGCAGCATGTCCTCGCTGACCAGCAAGACGTCCTCTCTCAGTTTGTCCTCCGAACAGGTGGCCAGCAGCCCTGATTTGCCCAAGAACGGAGTCGACCACTCCTAGCCGGCTCTTTCTACCTCAGATTCCCCTTGCGCAGCCACCTCTTATTCTCTATTAGGCCAGGTTAAACGCTGAAAACGCTGTATTCACTCGCTTAATCCTGAGCGCTTCGCTTCCTCCGCTGACCCTCAAACACCCATCAGGCAAATATGGGTGGGATTCACTGTGCATGTGCCTCAGCAGACTTGCACAATCATGCCCTGAAttaacagcagttttttttttttttttttacattttttattcccCTCCTTCCCAAGACTAGCCTTTTTTCCATAGCGGCGTAAATCAGGGTGAATCTGAAAAATCCAGAGTCTTAAGTGTATGTCAGGCAGCATAGAAAATGATCTCAGATCTCAGTTATGTTGTTTGACTATCATTAATCCACTATCTTGGGTttcaaaattgcatttttatcatTGTGCTACGTTTTGGGTAGTTATGCTCTGTTGTGCTTGATGTGGCGTGTCCACTTCTGTCAGAGTTTACAGTGTGTGAATggatttcttttgttttctttacacaGTAACTGCAGGCGTTCTGCATATTCAACCAATTTTGATGGTTAAAACTATGTATCATGTTTCAGACATTAGGCTTCATTTAGGCCTTTACAGTGTGATTGCTGCGACGCACATTATTGTCTATTACAGAAATCCTCGTAAACCCCCAATGCTCACTGATTTGACCTCAATTGCTCTCTTGCCAACAAACCCATAAGCCTTTTCCAGTCTTAATAGGGCCCTTGTATTGTTTTCAGCATATTACACTACGCTGCCTGTGGGATTTCGATTGAACCGCCTGTAATCATCATTTTCTGTTGTAATGTCCTCAGGGATGCATTATTCGGCCTCTGTATTTTGTGGACGTGAATAGACATAACAATCCAGGTCACTctgcttttttttcatagtgggTATAGTAACATTTTTCCATCCTGGGGATGGAAAGAAAGCTGCTGTGGTAATGCATAAAGATGCATTCTGTTCTAAGAGTGCGTATATACTACTCTTCActttgtcagtgaaaattatgatCTTCAGTTCAGATCAAGCCACATTTCGGTTTAGTTTCTTTTGTATATGTGGTGTTTTGTCATCCTGAAAAATGTGGTGTATATTCAAAGCAAAAAGAAAGACTTTGATCCAGTTGTAGCCGCCTCAAGTCTCCTTCATTCTCCATTTCGTCTTTGAGGTGTAAAGAAGGTTGTTTTGATGGGCCGGTTCGATCGAATTCTCCTACAGGCTGGGCTCAAGCGTGTACTTCATTTTAATACTGATCGGGGGATTAACTGAGCTCCTTTACTTTGCTTTACCGTCACATGGCTTGCAGGAGACTGTTTGGACTTGAAAAGCTTggactccttacattttaaaggactagttcacccaaagatttgaacagaatcagtacttgctcaccaatgcatcctctgcagtgaatgggtgccgtcacaatgagagtccaaaaatttgatgataacatcacaatgatccacaccactccagtccattaatgaaccacttgtgaagagaaaagatgcatttttgtaataaacaaatccatctttaagacatttttaacttgaaactgttgcttctggctaaagtACAAGTCCTTAATATTGCTTTCGTCAGTGAAAATGTCATGTCGTTTGAAccagaagagaaatatgcacagatcaagcaccatttataaTTGAAAACAGATATTGAGGTTAGAGGATAACCGAGGATGGAttgttttttttccactggaTGAAGCATTATTACAGATTATGGAGGCATATTATTGGCCAAAAGCAACGCtttcaagtttttatttatgtgaaaagctgcatgtttgtaagaaagcGCATTCATTGATTGATTGGAGTGGTATGGATtacttgttgattattgtgatgtttttattggcACCCGTTCATTACAGtggatccattgttgagcaaataatgtaaatatattggTTGATAGAGCCCCGACGCCAGTAAGTTCTTTCGTGTTGTTGGGCGTAAAAGGAAATCTTTGTAGAATCTGcagacatttttcacattttctctGCAGGTTTTGGAAGAAAAACTGACAGCATTATCAAACTAGCCAAAATAAACCAGCAAAGACGCAATATGGGGATAAAGTGTTGGCAGACTCTGCTCAGACCTTGGCAAATTGTatgagtttttatatatatatataacacttgcACTGTTAATCTCAAACTTGCATCCTTCCATGTAGTTGCTTCCTTGGTGGTGAGATCTCTTCACTTACAAAACATTGTCAGCTGCAGTAATTTAGCTTTAAGTTagaggttattttattttaattgtattattttttttaatagttttttttctgctAGCATGTAATGGTCTCTTGAGACATCCTACCACATCCTTAAAATCACCTATTTTGGTGGAACTTCTCTTAAGTTGGAGTAGatttcagttgtttttatttttttatttttgttattattactgTCGCTTAGGTCTGAGCTTTCGACAGTTTAAGCAATCGTAAAGATTGGATTTTGCAACTTCGTTTAGGGTAACCACTGTGAAGCACAGTGTAGACTTGAAGGATAGCACGAATTTACCcaaaattagacattttgaaaGGAACTGAGCAAAGCAGATGCTTTTTGTTGTTGAGTTGAAGCAACCAAATGGATTACGAACCCTTGGTTTAAAAAGGCAAAGGCATTTTAAAACGCTCTTGTTGGTATTTTTAGGATCTAGAAGTCCTAGGTCCACCTGGGTAACATcatctttattttttcagtttaaaggaACACCTCTGTCTTTATCTCAGGGTTGATTTAAGTGTATTTGGGTGTAAACGTCATGTTGtgcacgcttttttttttttcttcaggactGCAATTTATGCTTAAATATTTTCAGGACTTGAAGACTGTGCCTTTATGCAGATGTGCAGTTATTCACGCGTTTGGTGTTTAGATGTAGCCGTACCATCTCGATTTATAATATTCAACTCTTCTTAGTCTTCTAAGTCagcatttatattaaatgatcTCTACGAATCTGCAGGCGTTCAGGCCGCCAAACTGAGTACTGCCTATCCTTTCTGAGACAAAGGAATTTATTGCCAGGTCATTTGTTTTTGTAGCCATTTTATGTACGTTTCATGCAAGTGAACTTGAGTATTTAAGCatgtttcatggtgtaatggtcttTGGATGTTAGGGTTCTGAATTGAAACAGGAAAACAAGGACAGTGTGTATTTTAACGTAATTTGATATCCATATTCAGAGAGGAAAGTATCAAGGcttaatgtattttgacattattaGAGGTctgataatacataaaaaaaatctttgctgATCTCATTAAAGCCATTAATACAATCCCTGAAAGTTCCTTTGTACCTAACCAAGACTGATTTCGATGTTTCCTTGGACGAAACGCAGATTGTATAAACTTTTGCAGAAGGGCTCCATTTATAATGTATTTGAAGTCAGCCATTTGAAAACCAACGGTTTTAAACTATTGTTGCAAAGTAACATTGACATGATCGCCCATGAGCCAGTGGGAATCACTATTGATTTAAAAAGGGAACCAAAATGTTTACCcaggtgaatctcatgaaacttttcaaaaaaatggtcacaattcaccccaaaatgagtCTAGATTGCATCAAATGAAGCCCGTTTTTGCAACCTCTTGAAGTTTTTGCGTTGTGAATATTATTGTCATGACAATTAAACAGAGTAATACTGTATTGTAagacataattatataaaaatatattttaaaccaaTGAGAATGATAATTTGGCCCGTTTCAATGCAAACAAATCTAAAAATAAGTgcgtaattgtatttttttttttttaggtgaaatatGACTTACATTTTTTTCATGAGGTTCATCTACCCAAtgctgactttaaaaaaataaataaataaaagagtatTTATGATCAGTGTCTAATGAAAAGTTTCCTCACtggaactcttttttttttttttttttttgtgattgactCTGTTCAGGGTTCGTTTTGAAATACGAATGTAGTACTAATTAGTGtcaaatggtaaaaaaaataggAATTGAAATCTGAATTTTGACACTTGGTGCCTGAAACACCCAAGATTGTAGTATGTTTTCCCACATGGATAAGTGATTAATGGTACATAATGTTCCCTGGCATGGTGGGGAGAATATGCGCCGTGCACATAGACACGCAGTAGATTTACAAGAAATCATTATATTACTGGAAACGTAAGGGTTGTGCACCAGCACAGGTTTTAGTGTTTTAGTCTCTAGCTGTAGGATGTAGTTTTGAAAAGaatgattgtgtgtttgtgttcaagtGTGTCCAAAGAGAGTGC is from Carassius gibelio isolate Cgi1373 ecotype wild population from Czech Republic chromosome B22, carGib1.2-hapl.c, whole genome shotgun sequence and encodes:
- the LOC127988560 gene encoding roquin-1, giving the protein MPVQAPQWTEFLLCPICTQTFEESHRKPISLGCGHTVCKMCLNKLHRKACPFDQTNISTDIEQLPVNTALLQLVSGQVPKAPPVTLLTAAEDVKHYEESRTCVEDLALYLKPLSNIRGAGLNGAAQSLLSRPMQRKLVTLVHCQLVEEEGRIRAMRAARSLGERTVTELILQHQNPQQLSSNLWAAVRARGCQFLGPAMQEEALKLVLLALEDGSALSRKVLVLFVVQRLEPRFPQASKTSIGHVVQLLYRASCFKVTKRDEDSSLMQLKEEFRTYEALRREHDSQIVQIAMEGGLRIAPDQWSSLLYGDQSHKSHMQSIIDKLQTPASFAQSVQELTIALQRTGDPANLNRLRPHLELLADIDPSPDAPAPTWEQLAKGLEAVRTVVHGLVDFIQNHSKKGGDQQQPPQHSKYKTYMCRDMKQKGGCPRGASCTFAHSQEELEKYRKMNKRLGMRRQLSQSLTQLNEMDLGSGLLTDDGLLMEGLPRKHSSITNVILAAGPDSTLAHLVSRGSDPSYDPTHKPGNSGSLSAPGSPPDSLESIPKAGMLINSHSRVTGEGAVGQKHMPAVPRGPHMYSPHQSERYYSDPRVSVPPSAQYESSQYPAGNPYPHHHVHTRYARNPTPDPGMSSYPDSYSSSYSSELQCANASSHYGYPSHHDGRRHSAYAHPQTLPPREELVRRSPDVPPPLPPQNASYLSEPDNYNHSSHMRSYPRSAYTRPQPSLDYLHRRRQEIMAQLEERKLASPSPFSASHSYDPSYPQDTRGQSHYMEDNSHSFGHFREPDYTSSYSPWSCDTFGSYIGSKDIKSKEGMNSMDTQNIDKGKNLRAHGLELQRRAADGKDDDPIIPFGSLPTVSRFGAISRTSKPGYPPNSPMPPMPNSAKHSASAADYTYAKQGGWSGDSYQPHQTSQGHFRERTSSSPAVQAREQLKMELQKVNLQISQQTQSRGLENPSSVMSQPSRGDLSSSGQLSLELHQVESDIVMKTQEMVMENHNGKYKRVSVENGQDEHTLQRDEHPVTLSEGSNGSIQDCDLVSSSMSSLTSKTSSLSLSSEQVASSPDLPKNGVDHS